The genomic region ttaagGATAATTCGTATTCTGGATGGGATTTAAGCatgtattaaaatttttgaaaaaaatatcctaaatatatttttaaaaggtactctatatatacatttaacTATCACCTTTTTCAATTTACTATATCATTATCAACAAGTTTACTTATGTACATGACTAAGACTTTTTACTCTTGGGGGATAAACATGTGAACCATCTATACGATTACACATGTGCTCTTCAAGGTCCTTTCTTAAATGGTTTCTAACACTTTCATCTGTTATTGTGGTATACCATATTTCTATTCTTATATAACCATATCGTGTGGTACTTAATTTATCCACTAACCTAATTCCTGTTATTAAGTCATAATGTTTTAAACTACAACCAATAATTGCAAGAACAAGATTATTCCAAAATTCATCTATTTGGCTATATGGAAAATCTTTTggtaatattttatattcaaaatgtCCCCCTCCAGCATTGGCTGGGTCTTCCCACATAGGTTGAATATTATCTCTAAAAATCATAAGAGCATCAACAATACG from Plasmodium vinckei vinckei genome assembly, chromosome: PVVCY_04 harbors:
- a CDS encoding eukaryotic translation initiation factor 4E, putative, yielding MKYLTFNKSSRDAFDLNEKIEATKIDLSNPLLLQYNWVIWEQVSDNKIKQSNNYKDYTRPLAKFNSVQKFWQLWNRLPQPSDLLAQRSMTRFSDDGIFRIVDALMIFRDNIQPMWEDPANAGGGHFEYKILPKDFPYSQIDEFWNNLVLAIIGCSLKHYDLITGIRLVDKLSTTRYGYIRIEIWYTTITDESVRNHLRKDLEEHMCNRIDGSHVYPPRVKSLSHVHK